The Desulfonatronovibrio hydrogenovorans DSM 9292 genome includes a window with the following:
- a CDS encoding TVP38/TMEM64 family protein: MNMLAENKRKILLIFVIGLVVVNLCFALGLDLITLEWLQENHLALKELSREHFLVSVLIFLGLRFLFAVVSIPGTGILTLAGGAFFGFWLGSLLTALAVSAGVTVAFLVTRHALQDFVRARMGHYLPFFDQGVQRYGPGFLFMLRMIEVFPSFAVNMIFGLTSMKVGTYYLVSLAGFLPGIMIFTNAGSRLAQLEGLQDLADPVVLASLGALGTFPLLTIAACRLWRISTCKPRG, from the coding sequence ATGAACATGCTGGCAGAGAATAAGAGAAAAATCCTGTTGATTTTTGTGATCGGGCTGGTGGTGGTGAACCTCTGCTTTGCCCTGGGTCTGGACCTGATCACTCTGGAATGGCTTCAGGAAAATCACCTGGCCCTGAAAGAGCTGAGCCGGGAGCACTTTCTGGTTTCAGTCCTGATTTTTCTGGGGCTGCGCTTTCTTTTTGCAGTGGTGTCCATTCCAGGGACAGGCATCCTGACTCTGGCTGGAGGGGCTTTTTTCGGTTTTTGGCTTGGGTCTCTGCTCACAGCCCTGGCTGTGTCTGCCGGGGTGACCGTGGCCTTTCTCGTGACCCGCCATGCCCTGCAGGACTTTGTCCGGGCCAGGATGGGTCATTATCTGCCCTTTTTTGATCAGGGGGTCCAAAGGTACGGACCCGGTTTTCTGTTCATGCTGCGCATGATAGAGGTATTCCCTTCCTTTGCCGTAAACATGATCTTCGGTCTGACCTCCATGAAGGTCGGGACTTATTATCTGGTCAGCCTGGCCGGATTTCTTCCCGGGATCATGATCTTTACCAACGCCGGAAGCAGGCTGGCTCAGCTGGAAGGATTGCAGGACCTGGCAGATCCGGTGGTCCTGGCCTCCCTTGGGGCTTTGGGCACATTTCCTCTATTGACCATTGCTGCCTGCAGGCTGTGGCGGATCAGTACCTGTAAACCCCGCGGTTGA
- a CDS encoding FMN-binding protein → MKKLILLILSTALVFTVANVSAAETNYENGTYRGIFADRGDIQVAIQLTLENNMVTDISFRQLYHSGIDYRTSKRYSTVNGIRDQHQQLINYLLGKDIRISLADLYHPGSIVTTEIDGFTGATLRSGKIISAINDALNRGVYRY, encoded by the coding sequence ATGAAGAAATTGATCCTGCTTATTTTGAGTACTGCTTTAGTCTTTACAGTTGCAAATGTTTCAGCAGCTGAAACCAATTATGAGAACGGCACTTACAGGGGGATATTTGCTGATCGTGGCGATATTCAGGTCGCCATTCAGCTGACTCTTGAAAACAATATGGTAACAGACATAAGCTTCAGACAGCTCTATCATTCGGGCATAGACTACAGGACATCCAAGCGTTACTCCACTGTCAACGGGATACGCGATCAACACCAGCAGCTTATCAACTACCTTCTGGGCAAAGACATCAGGATTTCCCTGGCTGACCTTTATCATCCGGGCAGCATCGTGACAACCGAGATCGACGGCTTTACTGGAGCCACCCTCAGGTCCGGCAAGATCATCTCCGCCATCAACGACGCCCTCAACCGCGGGGTTTACAGGTACTGA
- a CDS encoding ferrous iron transporter B has product MEGNHILLMGPPNVGKSVIFNLLTGLDAACANYSGTTIDFMVGRIKKRTDGLFLVDVPGTYTLNAANQAELVAVNMLRGKHGPGFQPGFMHCSDGSGDYSCALSPAPVAVVCILDANNLESSLYLLLQVLEFGLPTVAVLNRMDLARDRNLVLDTKKLSRELGIPVIPMVAVRGIGLSGLEDRLNRVISDSSSERTQSFDVSGRWRRAEDLTRQVSRHGPEKSMSKRRLWGQRLIRPWPGLPLALLILVLSFGLVVGLGMQLRQLVLLPLFRQGIIPVIVLGVEALNLPLLPRNILVGEYGFLVKGIEWPFTLVMPYVLSFYGVMALLEDSGYLPRLGMLLDGLLNRIGLQGSSIIPLLLGYGCGIPGILASRSMSSDRERLTVAAMICLAIPCISQTGAFIAMLSERSVTVVAGVFLISVLALILAGIIADRVLKGPRPLTIMEIPELLIPRGDVLLKKIWVQLKRYLTKGALPMILAVGVASILYETGIMAMMGSLMSPLVVHWLRMPEEAAVPLILGIMRRELAVLPLIEMEMTTMQLFVGAVVGLFYVPCIAIVATLAREFSAKTALAMLLLTSMVAFLAGGIIARMEFLVNLISL; this is encoded by the coding sequence ATGGAAGGAAACCATATCCTGCTGATGGGTCCACCCAACGTTGGCAAAAGCGTCATTTTCAACCTGCTCACAGGCCTAGATGCGGCTTGTGCCAATTATTCCGGAACCACCATTGACTTCATGGTCGGGCGGATCAAAAAAAGAACGGACGGACTTTTTCTGGTGGATGTCCCTGGCACTTATACCCTGAATGCAGCCAATCAGGCCGAACTGGTGGCAGTGAACATGCTCCGGGGAAAACACGGCCCTGGTTTTCAGCCGGGATTCATGCACTGCAGTGACGGGTCAGGCGACTACTCCTGCGCCCTTTCCCCGGCCCCGGTTGCAGTGGTCTGCATTCTGGATGCCAACAACCTGGAAAGCAGCCTCTATCTGCTTCTCCAGGTTCTGGAGTTCGGTCTGCCCACAGTGGCTGTCCTGAACCGGATGGATCTGGCCCGGGACCGGAATCTGGTCCTTGACACAAAGAAGCTTTCCCGGGAGCTGGGTATCCCGGTTATCCCCATGGTAGCTGTCAGAGGCATTGGTCTGTCCGGACTTGAAGACCGCCTGAACCGGGTCATTTCTGATTCATCCTCTGAAAGGACTCAGTCTTTTGACGTTTCAGGCAGGTGGCGGAGAGCTGAGGACTTGACCAGACAGGTCAGCAGGCACGGTCCGGAAAAAAGCATGTCCAAGCGCCGCCTCTGGGGGCAGAGACTGATCCGGCCCTGGCCCGGCCTTCCTCTGGCCCTGCTCATCCTGGTCCTGTCCTTTGGGCTGGTAGTGGGTCTGGGCATGCAGCTGCGTCAACTCGTGCTCCTGCCTCTGTTCAGGCAAGGCATTATCCCGGTCATTGTCCTGGGCGTTGAGGCCCTGAATCTTCCTCTCCTGCCCAGAAACATTCTGGTGGGCGAATACGGTTTTCTGGTCAAAGGCATTGAATGGCCCTTTACCCTGGTCATGCCTTATGTGCTTTCCTTTTACGGGGTCATGGCCTTGCTTGAGGACAGCGGATATCTGCCCAGACTGGGCATGCTCCTGGACGGACTGCTGAACCGGATCGGCCTGCAGGGATCAAGCATTATCCCTCTCCTGCTGGGGTATGGATGCGGCATACCCGGCATCCTGGCCTCAAGGTCCATGTCCTCGGACCGGGAAAGACTGACTGTAGCCGCCATGATCTGCCTGGCCATCCCTTGCATTTCCCAGACCGGGGCCTTTATTGCCATGCTTTCGGAACGCTCGGTTACTGTGGTGGCAGGAGTTTTCCTGATCTCCGTGCTGGCCCTGATTCTGGCCGGAATAATCGCTGACAGGGTGCTGAAAGGACCAAGGCCATTGACCATAATGGAAATACCAGAGCTATTGATTCCCAGAGGGGATGTCCTGTTAAAGAAGATCTGGGTCCAGCTCAAGCGTTACCTGACCAAGGGAGCCCTGCCCATGATCCTGGCTGTGGGTGTTGCATCAATACTTTATGAGACGGGAATAATGGCCATGATGGGCAGCTTGATGAGCCCTCTGGTGGTGCACTGGCTGAGAATGCCTGAAGAGGCCGCAGTCCCCCTCATTCTGGGAATAATGCGCAGAGAACTGGCGGTTCTGCCCCTGATCGAAATGGAGATGACCACCATGCAGCTGTTTGTGGGAGCAGTGGTTGGCCTGTTCTATGTCCCGTGCATCGCCATCGTGGCTACCCTGGCCAGGGAATTCAGCGCAAAAACAGCTTTGGCCATGCTGCTTTTGACCAGTATGGTCGCTTTTCTGGCTGGGGGGATAATTGCCCGGATGGAATTCCTGGTCAACCTCATCAGCCTGTAG
- a CDS encoding FmdE family protein yields MFSTRKSVSLTVMALIGSILLMGGPVLADQNYPASVQNVSPIKTAQNGEVREITLCEVFDYHGGACPGATMAYMAVRYAFELLYEDGEIPDPGELVVFGRAPGGPLDMLDVVMKGGGHASRTWPPPGITRGAGNFQFQFLRKSTMQAVDISLQDGLWPDDWFELRDKHQAGTITEKETEKRMADRQYVISRFPDKTFQELFGTPRVYTFIAWGHMEQGEMDRLGRDLRRQQRDE; encoded by the coding sequence ATGTTTAGTACCAGAAAATCAGTAAGCCTTACAGTCATGGCTCTTATTGGGTCAATCTTGCTTATGGGTGGTCCTGTCCTGGCGGACCAGAATTATCCAGCATCAGTCCAGAATGTTTCGCCGATCAAGACAGCTCAAAACGGGGAGGTCCGGGAAATAACCCTGTGCGAGGTCTTTGACTATCACGGCGGGGCCTGCCCAGGGGCTACCATGGCCTACATGGCGGTCAGGTACGCCTTTGAGCTGCTTTATGAGGATGGAGAAATACCCGACCCCGGGGAGCTTGTGGTCTTCGGCCGGGCACCCGGAGGGCCTCTGGATATGCTCGACGTAGTCATGAAGGGCGGCGGCCATGCCAGCAGGACCTGGCCTCCTCCAGGCATCACAAGGGGGGCTGGAAACTTTCAATTTCAGTTTCTGCGCAAATCCACCATGCAGGCCGTAGATATCAGTCTTCAGGACGGACTCTGGCCGGATGACTGGTTTGAGCTGCGCGACAAACACCAGGCCGGGACCATTACCGAGAAAGAAACTGAAAAAAGGATGGCGGACAGGCAGTACGTCATCAGCCGGTTCCCGGACAAAACCTTTCAGGAGCTGTTCGGTACGCCCAGGGTTTACACCTTTATTGCCTGGGGACACATGGAACAGGGTGAAATGGACAGGCTGGGCCGGGATTTGAGACGCCAGCAAAGGGATGAATAA
- a CDS encoding type II secretion system protein: MAMEMRQKPKQQQGFTLLEILVVVAIMGFLVAMVAPRFAGVVSGTIQVVGDTSKNRGEQMIATFFEQNNRYPSGLVNLVMTDGADLATARYQIPYADNEDPDDGAEVIRFNHNNNHKFVIHHLNESEARELRRLGINRMYNLNHYGEVLKDPAVSAGQTVGRRDDADHIDRTSNWANVTVVAEGDKRPMMEAVVPAEGVGVAMAVVGAAAHDATEFFYVGAVRPPSAPRADSFGRIVFGLGPETELVTTGMASNAGRTPVATTTENYTWDGYYMLMPRLEATSERLMAATAFNNIATGGSARDLPANFNAEANPNRGQIVAVGYPAGTQLQPGQIVNGAGELQDGVAQYTKRVVNLLEPHATWDFVSMPTEQDQRWSLVFNVSELP; this comes from the coding sequence ATGGCAATGGAAATGAGACAGAAACCAAAACAGCAGCAGGGCTTCACCCTCCTGGAAATCCTGGTGGTCGTGGCCATCATGGGTTTCCTGGTAGCCATGGTCGCCCCGAGGTTTGCCGGGGTCGTAAGCGGGACTATCCAAGTGGTCGGTGATACCAGTAAGAACAGAGGCGAACAGATGATTGCAACCTTTTTTGAGCAGAACAATCGTTATCCCAGCGGTCTGGTCAACCTGGTCATGACCGACGGCGCGGATCTGGCAACAGCCCGGTATCAGATCCCCTATGCAGACAACGAAGATCCGGATGACGGGGCCGAGGTGATCCGCTTCAACCACAATAACAATCACAAATTCGTCATTCATCATTTGAACGAATCTGAGGCGCGGGAACTGCGCAGGCTGGGCATCAACCGGATGTACAACCTGAATCACTACGGGGAGGTTCTGAAAGATCCGGCCGTGAGCGCCGGTCAGACAGTGGGCAGGAGAGATGATGCCGACCACATCGACAGGACCAGCAACTGGGCCAACGTGACTGTTGTCGCTGAGGGCGACAAGCGGCCCATGATGGAAGCAGTCGTTCCTGCGGAAGGTGTGGGCGTGGCCATGGCTGTGGTGGGTGCTGCTGCGCATGATGCTACGGAATTCTTCTATGTTGGTGCTGTTCGTCCTCCGTCTGCTCCAAGGGCTGACAGCTTTGGCCGAATCGTGTTCGGTCTGGGACCTGAGACAGAGCTGGTTACCACAGGCATGGCTTCCAATGCCGGCCGCACCCCGGTGGCTACCACCACGGAGAACTACACCTGGGACGGGTACTACATGCTCATGCCCCGGCTGGAAGCCACCTCTGAACGGCTTATGGCGGCCACAGCCTTTAACAACATCGCCACCGGCGGTTCGGCCCGAGACCTTCCGGCCAACTTCAACGCCGAAGCCAACCCCAACCGCGGGCAGATCGTGGCTGTGGGTTATCCTGCAGGAACGCAGTTGCAGCCCGGACAGATCGTAAATGGTGCAGGTGAGCTGCAAGACGGTGTGGCCCAGTACACCAAAAGAGTGGTCAACCTGCTGGAACCCCACGCAACCTGGGACTTCGTATCCATGCCCACAGAGCAGGATCAGCGCTGGAGCCTGGTCTTTAATGTGAGTGAACTGCCATAG
- a CDS encoding type II secretion system protein: MLNKQQKPKKNQQGFTLLEILVVVAIMGFLVAMVAPRFAGIVGTTEEVVCDSNQQRMVAAISTFYEQNNRYPNRLVNLVDKAGEETTGDIDEYRMPVTTRATDPDRGPATFSEEFDEHHWFQIHILSEDEADELRRSLGIVTVFNLNAYNYEGLLDEFETEYETEGYRGDGRGNAGLQAVVDEADQQSFMQQINVAEGLGVLMVGMGAVDTTSDIDNVGGAVAADEFTHADHLGLNDSIGRIVMGVGPENSLIREGMISTAGLCPADLSDDLFTWNHYSIILPRLEATVERMPDWARTVSARAEEGDGIIRTQIELTETERWNFATACPEGHSWPETDGFDAWVIHTAADYDDDTSTWERP; encoded by the coding sequence ATGTTGAACAAGCAACAAAAACCCAAAAAGAACCAGCAAGGTTTTACTCTTCTGGAAATCCTGGTTGTTGTAGCCATCATGGGCTTTCTGGTGGCCATGGTTGCCCCGCGCTTTGCAGGTATTGTCGGCACCACCGAAGAAGTCGTGTGCGACTCCAACCAGCAGCGGATGGTGGCGGCCATTTCCACTTTCTATGAACAGAACAACCGCTATCCCAACCGCCTGGTCAACCTGGTGGACAAGGCTGGTGAGGAGACCACCGGCGATATTGACGAGTACCGGATGCCCGTTACCACCAGGGCCACCGACCCGGACCGCGGACCAGCCACTTTCTCTGAGGAGTTTGATGAGCACCATTGGTTCCAGATTCACATCCTGAGTGAAGATGAAGCCGACGAGCTGCGTCGCAGCCTGGGCATTGTAACGGTCTTCAACCTGAACGCCTATAACTATGAAGGGCTTCTTGATGAATTTGAGACTGAGTATGAAACTGAAGGCTATCGTGGAGATGGCCGCGGAAATGCCGGCTTGCAGGCAGTCGTAGATGAAGCAGACCAGCAGTCCTTTATGCAGCAGATTAATGTTGCTGAAGGCCTGGGCGTGCTCATGGTGGGCATGGGTGCTGTTGATACCACGTCTGATATCGACAACGTGGGCGGAGCTGTTGCTGCGGATGAATTTACCCATGCCGACCATCTGGGTCTGAACGACTCCATCGGCCGCATCGTCATGGGTGTCGGCCCTGAGAACAGCCTGATCCGCGAAGGCATGATCAGCACTGCCGGGTTGTGCCCTGCTGACCTGAGCGATGATCTGTTCACCTGGAACCACTACAGCATCATTCTGCCCCGCCTTGAGGCGACTGTTGAGCGGATGCCTGATTGGGCTCGGACTGTCTCGGCCAGGGCCGAAGAAGGCGATGGCATCATCCGGACCCAGATCGAACTGACGGAAACCGAGCGCTGGAACTTCGCCACTGCTTGCCCTGAAGGTCATTCCTGGCCGGAAACCGACGGGTTTGATGCTTGGGTGATTCACACTGCAGCGGACTATGATGACGATACAAGTACTTGGGAAAGACCGTAA
- a CDS encoding type II secretion system protein: MNRQSGFTLLEVLVVIGIMGFIAAMVAPRFGGLRDTASQTIRDSNQQRMTAAVASYWESNEVFPSGLVNLVYEDGTEDEYTAGRYIRPTHEGNLIHEGKVTFDQSFFTRLKPEVHILDSEEASALRRMGIMTLYNLNSYDYDGINESVVTPVGSAGREDRMRQAGRGITDNDPRIRAGLGVLMVGLGASTSATAASWSGQAATDANGTGIKTTGWTHPESIGRIILGLGPETELVKKDIISSAGLCPDGISNIRTAWNHYSLLLPRLQATVNRMNEATHSGGLAHLATITAKPENGPEREFNLLNAQPRYRFSVYSPAGLLGNDPENNLMWEIKDPD, from the coding sequence ATGAACAGGCAATCCGGCTTCACCCTTCTGGAGGTGCTGGTAGTCATCGGCATCATGGGATTCATTGCAGCCATGGTTGCCCCGCGGTTCGGAGGGCTCAGGGATACAGCCAGCCAAACCATCCGGGACAGCAACCAGCAGCGCATGACCGCGGCCGTGGCCTCATACTGGGAGAGCAACGAAGTTTTTCCCTCAGGTCTGGTCAATCTGGTCTATGAGGACGGTACTGAGGATGAATACACAGCAGGCCGCTACATCCGGCCCACCCATGAAGGCAATCTGATCCATGAAGGCAAGGTGACCTTTGACCAGAGCTTTTTCACCCGGCTCAAGCCGGAAGTGCATATCCTGGACAGCGAGGAAGCCAGTGCCTTGAGACGGATGGGGATCATGACCCTCTATAACCTGAACAGCTATGACTATGACGGGATCAATGAGAGCGTCGTTACTCCAGTAGGTTCAGCTGGTAGAGAAGACCGCATGCGCCAGGCTGGAAGGGGAATTACCGACAATGATCCTCGTATCCGGGCCGGGCTGGGCGTACTCATGGTAGGGCTGGGCGCGAGCACCTCGGCAACTGCCGCAAGCTGGTCCGGTCAGGCTGCGACAGATGCTAATGGTACTGGCATCAAGACCACCGGCTGGACCCATCCGGAATCCATTGGCCGGATCATCCTGGGCCTGGGACCGGAAACCGAACTGGTCAAGAAAGACATTATTTCCTCAGCCGGACTGTGCCCGGACGGCATATCCAATATCCGGACCGCCTGGAATCACTACAGTCTGCTTTTGCCAAGGCTGCAGGCCACAGTCAACCGGATGAATGAAGCCACTCATTCTGGAGGTCTTGCCCACCTGGCAACAATCACCGCCAAGCCAGAAAACGGTCCGGAACGGGAATTCAACCTGCTGAATGCTCAGCCGCGCTACCGCTTCAGCGTCTACTCCCCCGCAGGACTCCTTGGGAATGATCCGGAGAATAATCTGATGTGGGAGATTAAGGATCCGGATTAA